The Lutibacter profundi genome includes a region encoding these proteins:
- a CDS encoding FAD-dependent oxidoreductase, with the protein MNVKEAFNKHYIAVIGGSISGSEAAYLLAEKGFKVVVFDMNKLPYGKIEDGLPNWHINLRNRQISEIDAKLDHPNIRFVPKTKIGRDINFLDLINNWGFSAIILANGAWKDRKFPIPAIEKFKDKELIYQNSFINWFNHKHEHDYMGKNYFIKENTVIVGGGLASLDVVKIVMIELVKKQLFLKKGIDIDLFTLEKQGIKKFLEEHAISFEELDLKKATLVYRRTAKDMPLKLPKDDSEESIKAAKLVSEKLLNKYAEKYVFNFIPLSIPVDFREKEDKLTSVIFQKVIVENGKIKPKENSYFELKTAILISSIGSIPEQLEGLEYEHSSLKMRKNANYQVVGFENVFAVGNAVTGRGNIQESKQHGKQITTLIIDEHLTEDALEKWLTNMNNEIKSEVNNNLNAIVGEISKRHVQPKSVIEGILDKINQIHKKIGYTNYRDWIKKNTPDRLEDILKNKSNCKCI; encoded by the coding sequence ATGAATGTAAAAGAAGCTTTTAATAAACATTATATTGCAGTTATAGGAGGTTCAATTTCAGGCTCAGAAGCTGCATATTTATTAGCAGAGAAGGGCTTTAAAGTAGTTGTTTTTGATATGAATAAGCTTCCCTATGGTAAAATTGAAGATGGGTTACCTAATTGGCATATTAACCTTAGAAATAGGCAAATAAGTGAGATTGATGCAAAACTAGATCATCCAAACATTCGTTTTGTACCCAAAACAAAAATAGGAAGAGATATAAATTTTTTAGATTTAATTAACAATTGGGGATTTTCAGCTATTATTTTAGCCAACGGAGCTTGGAAAGATAGAAAATTCCCAATTCCAGCAATTGAAAAATTTAAAGATAAAGAACTAATTTATCAAAATTCTTTTATCAATTGGTTCAACCATAAGCATGAACATGATTATATGGGAAAGAATTATTTTATTAAAGAAAATACGGTGATAGTAGGAGGTGGTTTGGCGTCACTAGATGTTGTTAAAATAGTTATGATTGAACTTGTTAAAAAACAATTATTTTTAAAAAAAGGTATTGATATTGATTTGTTTACCCTGGAAAAACAGGGGATTAAAAAGTTTTTAGAAGAACATGCTATAAGTTTTGAGGAGCTAGATTTAAAAAAAGCAACATTGGTTTACAGAAGAACGGCAAAAGATATGCCTTTGAAATTACCAAAAGATGATTCTGAAGAAAGTATAAAAGCAGCCAAATTAGTTTCTGAAAAATTATTAAATAAATATGCAGAGAAATACGTATTTAATTTTATTCCCCTAAGTATTCCAGTTGATTTTAGGGAAAAAGAGGATAAGTTAACGAGTGTTATTTTTCAAAAAGTTATTGTTGAAAACGGTAAAATTAAACCTAAAGAAAATAGTTATTTTGAGTTAAAAACAGCTATATTAATTTCTTCTATTGGTAGCATTCCTGAACAATTGGAAGGCTTAGAATATGAACATTCTTCATTGAAAATGCGTAAAAATGCAAATTATCAAGTGGTAGGTTTTGAAAATGTTTTTGCCGTTGGTAATGCAGTAACAGGGCGTGGTAATATTCAAGAATCTAAACAACATGGAAAACAAATAACAACATTGATTATTGATGAACATTTAACAGAAGATGCATTAGAAAAATGGTTAACAAATATGAATAATGAAATTAAAAGTGAGGTTAATAACAATTTAAACGCTATAGTTGGTGAAATTTCAAAGCGCCATGTTCAGCCAAAATCAGTAATTGAAGGAATTTTAGATAAGATAAATCAAATTCATAAAAAAATAGGGTACACCAACTATAGAGACTGGATTAAAAAGAATACACCCGATAGATTGGAAGATATCTTAAAAAATAAATCAAATTGCAAATGCATATAA
- a CDS encoding PD40 domain-containing protein — MFVFLIYSCILDDYNKPNSGYKYFIGEFPETPTNLTDFNTQYDDYNSTAPSLGETFPFCFSSNRRSNGNNYDIIYKLMSIDFSKTSGILNVFNNTNGNLNVVIENSNLTIALNIINTTSNEFGPYLIPKGRKQGGTNINGRYESYIFLYSSGSSGNQDIMYTHNLDREAYVLPKGVDFMNSEFDDAYPTFNKDNSKLFFTSNREGTYNIYSNETDNTKGVLEILNNTNSASLKSTILSSSFDDKCPFILGDFMVFTSNRDGGYGGYDLYYSIYDNGEWSLPINFGDKINTQYDEFRPIVREQWDFSNDIMIFSSNRPGGLGGFDLYYVGIKKIN; from the coding sequence TTGTTTGTATTTTTAATCTATTCGTGTATTCTTGATGATTACAATAAGCCTAATTCTGGCTATAAATATTTTATAGGAGAATTCCCTGAAACCCCTACTAATTTAACCGATTTTAACACCCAATATGATGATTATAATTCCACTGCGCCAAGTTTAGGAGAAACCTTCCCTTTTTGTTTTTCTTCTAATAGAAGAAGTAATGGAAATAATTATGATATTATATATAAACTTATGTCAATTGATTTTTCCAAAACAAGTGGAATTCTAAATGTTTTTAATAATACAAATGGGAATTTAAATGTTGTTATTGAAAATAGTAATTTAACTATTGCATTAAATATAATAAACACAACATCTAATGAATTTGGCCCATATTTAATTCCAAAAGGAAGGAAACAAGGAGGAACAAATATTAATGGACGATATGAATCCTATATTTTCTTGTATTCAAGCGGAAGTTCTGGAAATCAAGATATCATGTACACACATAATCTTGATAGAGAAGCATATGTTTTACCAAAAGGAGTAGATTTTATGAACTCTGAATTTGATGATGCTTACCCTACTTTTAATAAAGATAACTCAAAATTATTTTTCACATCAAATAGAGAAGGCACCTATAATATTTATTCAAATGAAACTGATAATACAAAAGGTGTTCTTGAAATATTAAATAATACCAATTCCGCATCTCTAAAATCAACAATATTATCATCTTCTTTTGATGATAAGTGCCCATTTATACTTGGTGATTTTATGGTTTTTACTTCTAATAGAGATGGTGGTTACGGGGGGTACGATTTGTATTATTCAATTTATGATAATGGAGAATGGTCACTCCCTATAAATTTTGGAGATAAAATAAACACTCAATATGACGAGTTTCGCCCTATTGTTAGAGAGCAATGGGACTTTAGTAATGATATTATGATTTTCTCATCTAATAGACCGGGAGGATTAGGCGGGTTCGACTTGTATTATGTTGGTATTAAAAAAATTAACTAA
- a CDS encoding C40 family peptidase, which yields MHHGICNLSIVPLRIEPNNSSEMISQLLFGEYFKILEIRKQWSKIRIAHDNYEGWVDNKQYEEITREIFDKLENSTPILAAELIDFATDKEQNFITVPIGSSLPFYNNQNLTINTRIFQYEGSIISQKLPKELIIETAFKYLNAPYLWGGKTPFGIDCSGFTQMVYKLCGYKLLRDASQQASQGEVLSFIEESEPGDLAFFDNNEGIITHVGIIMPDNYIIHAYGKVRVDRLDHSGIFNINSHKHTHKLRVIKKII from the coding sequence ATGCATCACGGTATTTGTAATTTAAGTATTGTTCCTCTTAGAATAGAGCCTAATAACAGTAGTGAAATGATTTCTCAACTACTATTTGGTGAATATTTTAAAATATTAGAAATACGCAAACAATGGAGTAAAATAAGAATTGCACACGACAATTATGAAGGTTGGGTTGATAACAAACAATATGAAGAAATAACAAGAGAAATATTTGATAAATTAGAAAACTCAACACCTATTTTAGCAGCTGAATTGATAGATTTTGCAACTGATAAAGAACAAAATTTTATAACAGTTCCAATAGGATCTAGCTTACCCTTTTATAACAATCAAAACCTTACTATAAATACAAGAATTTTTCAATACGAAGGATCTATAATTTCTCAAAAATTACCTAAAGAATTAATTATTGAAACCGCCTTTAAATATTTAAACGCTCCTTATTTATGGGGAGGGAAAACACCCTTTGGGATTGATTGTTCAGGATTTACACAAATGGTATATAAACTTTGTGGATATAAATTATTACGTGACGCATCACAACAGGCTAGCCAAGGTGAAGTTTTAAGTTTTATTGAAGAGAGTGAGCCTGGTGATTTGGCTTTTTTTGATAATAATGAAGGTATTATTACGCATGTAGGCATAATTATGCCTGATAATTATATTATTCATGCATATGGCAAAGTTAGAGTTGACAGATTAGACCACAGTGGTATTTTTAATATTAATTCACACAAGCACACGCATAAACTACGAGTTATCAAAAAAATTATATAA
- the fdhF gene encoding formate dehydrogenase subunit alpha, which produces MKAYINNTAYDFLQGETILEFVRRIEKNNNAIPTMCQDDRLENFGSCRVCSVEVAREKDGITKTMASCHTPIAERLYIYHNTEKIKRLRKNIVELVLTDYPADKIFPAKGKKATPFQETITQIGIPTIRYPKGENHLDIEPDTSHPYIKSDLSQCINCFRCVRACEEIQGEMILGMSGRGFATNIIKGFDTSFNLSACVSCGACVQTCPTDALTDKFETKTLIADKTVRTTCTYCGVGCQLDVSVINGEIKGIQAPETAEVNEGHTCLKGRFAFQFYNHPDRLKEPLIKKNGKFEEVSWNEAYDFITKKLISIKNEYGADAVGGISSSRATNEENYLMQKMIRVAIGTNNIDGCARVCHAPTAYGMQQAFGTGAATNSIEDLNQTDAIFLFGANPTEAHPVTGAKIKQLFMKGVTSIVVDPVKTKLAKLATYHLQLRPGTNVAILNMMAHYIIKEKLVNQSFINQYTEFYKDFEAHVADLDMSELEELTGVSKELVKKAAIAYASAERAMEFHGLGVTEHYQGSKTVMLLSNIAMMTGNIGKNGAGLNPLRGQNNVQGAADMGVQPHQGAGYMDVNNFEVQQYYAKKYGVDKMPEHEGLKIPEMIDATLQGKFKALWIMGEDTLMTDPNSNHIRKAFEKLDLLIVQELFMSATAEMADIVLPAASYFEKNGTFTNGERRVQRVNKVIDSIGNCKSDGQIMIDMMHRLGYKQPTGQLYDAAKIVEEIADVIPFMKGVTWEGLGKNGLQWPVKDDGTDTKMLHINGNFKKGKGTFHHFDFEETPELVEHRKKFPFILTTARQLEHYNSGTMTRRTENQLISSNDYLEINPLDAGKKDISEGDAVRIFSDRGSVNIPVKLNYTVKPGIVRTTFHQPEIFINLITGNVGDKETLTPEYKVVAVDFEKI; this is translated from the coding sequence ATGAAAGCATATATCAACAATACAGCATACGATTTTTTACAAGGTGAAACCATTTTAGAATTTGTTAGAAGAATTGAAAAAAATAACAACGCCATTCCAACTATGTGCCAAGATGATAGATTGGAAAATTTTGGTTCTTGTAGGGTTTGTTCAGTAGAAGTAGCTCGTGAAAAAGACGGAATTACAAAAACAATGGCATCATGCCATACGCCAATTGCTGAAAGATTATACATTTATCACAATACTGAAAAAATTAAACGTCTTCGCAAAAATATTGTTGAATTGGTTTTAACAGATTATCCTGCTGATAAAATATTCCCTGCAAAAGGTAAAAAAGCAACACCTTTTCAAGAAACCATTACTCAAATAGGAATTCCAACTATTCGCTACCCAAAAGGAGAAAATCATTTAGATATTGAACCCGATACATCACATCCTTATATAAAATCTGATTTATCCCAATGTATCAATTGTTTTAGATGTGTTCGTGCTTGTGAAGAAATTCAAGGTGAAATGATTTTAGGAATGTCTGGACGAGGATTTGCAACTAACATTATTAAAGGTTTTGATACTTCGTTTAATTTATCGGCCTGTGTTTCTTGCGGTGCTTGTGTGCAAACGTGTCCAACTGATGCTTTAACCGATAAATTTGAAACAAAAACACTAATTGCTGATAAAACTGTAAGAACAACCTGTACGTATTGTGGTGTTGGCTGCCAGTTAGATGTATCCGTAATTAATGGTGAAATTAAAGGAATTCAAGCACCTGAAACTGCCGAAGTTAATGAAGGTCATACTTGTTTAAAAGGACGCTTTGCTTTTCAATTTTACAACCATCCCGATAGGTTAAAAGAGCCTTTGATTAAAAAAAATGGAAAGTTTGAAGAAGTTTCTTGGAATGAAGCCTATGATTTTATTACAAAAAAATTAATAAGCATAAAAAATGAATACGGAGCTGATGCTGTTGGTGGAATTTCATCTTCAAGAGCTACCAACGAGGAAAATTATTTAATGCAAAAAATGATTCGTGTTGCCATTGGAACCAATAATATTGATGGTTGTGCACGTGTATGCCACGCTCCTACCGCTTACGGAATGCAACAAGCCTTTGGAACTGGTGCAGCAACAAATTCTATTGAAGATTTAAATCAAACCGATGCCATTTTCTTATTTGGTGCAAATCCAACAGAAGCGCATCCTGTTACTGGAGCAAAAATTAAGCAACTTTTTATGAAAGGAGTTACAAGTATTGTTGTTGATCCTGTAAAAACAAAGTTAGCAAAACTGGCTACCTATCATTTGCAATTACGCCCCGGAACAAATGTGGCTATTTTAAATATGATGGCACATTATATTATTAAAGAAAAATTGGTGAATCAATCGTTTATAAATCAATATACTGAGTTTTACAAAGATTTTGAGGCACATGTTGCCGATTTAGATATGAGTGAATTAGAGGAGCTTACAGGCGTTTCTAAAGAATTGGTAAAAAAAGCTGCTATTGCGTATGCGTCTGCTGAAAGAGCCATGGAATTCCACGGTTTAGGAGTTACCGAGCATTACCAAGGTAGTAAAACGGTAATGTTACTTTCAAATATAGCTATGATGACCGGTAATATTGGCAAAAATGGTGCTGGATTAAATCCGCTACGTGGACAAAACAACGTACAAGGTGCTGCTGATATGGGTGTACAACCACATCAAGGTGCTGGATATATGGATGTTAACAATTTTGAAGTCCAACAATATTATGCTAAAAAATACGGCGTAGATAAAATGCCTGAACACGAAGGTTTAAAAATTCCTGAAATGATAGATGCTACACTTCAAGGGAAATTTAAAGCACTTTGGATTATGGGAGAAGATACGTTAATGACCGATCCAAATTCTAATCATATACGCAAAGCATTTGAAAAACTAGACCTATTGATAGTTCAAGAATTATTTATGAGTGCAACTGCTGAAATGGCTGATATAGTTTTACCTGCTGCTTCCTATTTTGAGAAAAACGGAACATTTACCAATGGTGAGCGTAGAGTGCAACGTGTTAATAAAGTAATTGACTCCATTGGAAATTGTAAATCTGATGGGCAAATTATGATTGATATGATGCATAGATTAGGGTACAAACAACCTACTGGGCAACTATATGATGCAGCTAAAATAGTTGAAGAAATAGCGGATGTAATTCCGTTTATGAAAGGTGTAACTTGGGAAGGTTTAGGTAAAAACGGATTGCAATGGCCTGTAAAAGATGATGGTACCGATACCAAAATGCTACATATTAACGGGAATTTTAAAAAAGGAAAAGGAACTTTTCATCATTTTGATTTTGAAGAAACTCCAGAATTAGTGGAACACCGTAAAAAGTTTCCTTTCATTCTAACTACAGCTCGCCAGCTTGAACATTACAATTCTGGTACTATGACACGTAGAACGGAAAATCAATTAATATCTTCAAACGATTATTTAGAAATCAATCCGCTAGATGCAGGTAAAAAAGATATTTCAGAAGGTGATGCCGTTCGTATTTTTTCTGATCGTGGAAGCGTAAACATTCCTGTTAAATTAAATTATACCGTAAAACCGGGTATTGTACGTACAACATTTCACCAGCCTGAAATTTTTATCAATTTAATTACTGGGAATGTTGGCGACAAAGAAACTTTAACTCCTGAATACAAAGTTGTAGCGGTTGATTTTGAAAAAATTTAA
- a CDS encoding type II toxin-antitoxin system HipA family toxin encodes MVTTAFIKIWGEMVGAIAWDQEQQLGLFEYDPKFVQKGWNLAPLKMPINSSQTIFSFPELRPSRNSEYNTFKGLPGLLADSLPDKYGNQLIDIWLAKQGRPAKSMNPVEQLCFIGARGMGALEFEPAQLKETKNTFKVEVEGLVDIAQKMLNQRGDFNANMNVNTEEAIKQIITIGTSAGGARPKAVIAYNKKTGEVRSGQSKAPKGFEHWLLKLDGVSNVQLGDTQGYGRVEMAYYLMAKDCGINMMPCDLLEENGRAHFMTKRFDRGEGNVKHHIQTLCGIKHFDYNEVTSFSYEQLFQTMRELRLSYQEAEEMFRRMVFNVLSRNCDDHTKNFSFRLKKEEKWELAPAYDICHAYKPDSIWVSQHALSINGKRKNIALDDFLVLGKSMNIKNVKKIVKQVGNIVGQWGKFANQVGVEEKKKKAIEETLLKL; translated from the coding sequence ATGGTAACAACAGCATTTATTAAAATTTGGGGAGAAATGGTTGGTGCAATTGCTTGGGATCAAGAGCAGCAATTAGGTTTATTTGAATATGACCCCAAGTTTGTACAGAAAGGTTGGAATTTAGCACCTTTAAAAATGCCTATAAATTCAAGTCAAACAATTTTTTCATTTCCAGAGTTAAGACCATCTAGAAATAGTGAGTACAATACCTTTAAGGGGTTACCTGGATTATTGGCCGACTCACTTCCTGATAAATATGGAAATCAGTTAATAGATATTTGGTTGGCAAAACAAGGCCGCCCAGCAAAAAGTATGAACCCAGTTGAGCAATTGTGTTTTATAGGAGCGAGAGGTATGGGAGCTTTAGAGTTTGAACCTGCTCAACTAAAAGAAACGAAAAATACTTTTAAAGTTGAAGTTGAGGGATTGGTTGATATTGCTCAGAAAATGTTAAATCAAAGGGGAGATTTTAATGCAAATATGAATGTGAATACAGAAGAGGCAATTAAACAAATTATCACTATTGGTACTTCGGCAGGAGGTGCACGTCCAAAAGCTGTGATAGCTTACAATAAAAAAACAGGAGAAGTCCGCTCTGGACAATCAAAAGCACCTAAAGGATTTGAACATTGGTTACTAAAATTAGATGGTGTAAGTAATGTTCAATTAGGTGATACTCAAGGGTATGGAAGGGTAGAAATGGCTTATTATTTAATGGCGAAAGATTGTGGTATTAATATGATGCCTTGTGATTTGTTAGAAGAGAATGGTAGGGCTCATTTTATGACAAAGCGTTTTGATAGAGGTGAAGGAAATGTAAAACATCATATTCAAACGCTTTGCGGGATAAAACATTTTGACTACAATGAAGTAACTAGTTTTAGTTATGAGCAATTGTTCCAAACAATGAGAGAGCTTAGACTGAGTTACCAAGAGGCTGAAGAAATGTTTAGAAGAATGGTGTTTAATGTATTGAGTAGAAACTGTGATGATCATACAAAAAACTTTTCTTTTCGTTTAAAAAAAGAAGAAAAATGGGAATTAGCTCCTGCTTACGATATATGCCATGCTTACAAACCTGATAGCATTTGGGTAAGCCAGCACGCCTTGAGTATAAACGGAAAACGTAAAAATATAGCTTTAGATGATTTTTTAGTACTAGGAAAATCTATGAATATAAAAAATGTTAAAAAAATAGTGAAACAAGTTGGAAATATTGTAGGGCAATGGGGAAAATTTGCAAATCAAGTAGGTGTTGAAGAAAAGAAGAAAAAGGCAATAGAAGAAACCTTATTAAAATTATAG
- a CDS encoding helix-turn-helix domain-containing protein, translating into MNDKSRNDWYAMSDRALNGTIGTFIKHHRLQQNKSQTEVANAANISRSTLSLLERGETVTVATLIQVLRVLQLLHIMECFQVQKKISPIALAKLEQEQRKRASGTKKNENNKSNW; encoded by the coding sequence ATGAATGATAAATCACGCAATGATTGGTATGCAATGAGCGATAGAGCACTTAATGGAACTATTGGAACATTTATAAAGCATCATCGCCTACAACAAAATAAATCTCAAACAGAAGTGGCTAATGCGGCTAATATAAGCAGATCAACACTTAGCCTATTAGAAAGGGGAGAAACAGTAACAGTAGCAACGTTGATACAAGTGCTTAGAGTGCTTCAGCTACTTCATATTATGGAGTGTTTTCAAGTACAAAAAAAAATAAGTCCAATAGCTTTAGCAAAATTGGAACAAGAGCAAAGAAAAAGAGCAAGTGGTACTAAAAAAAATGAAAACAATAAAAGTAATTGGTAA
- a CDS encoding HD family phosphohydrolase: MKKIINKLLVNHSLIYKLFLYIVTVVLVVYLFPKGGQFKYEFQKGKPWQYENYYAPFDFAIKKSKEEIDKEKAQIKKTSKQFYAYNEEIVSNVKKTIFTSVNSVLANSKLSEVDKNNLIQKVQSIVNKIYEYGYLEDTNNIIDENLDIALRKGNTIQNIKFNKLFKSSQISGFLNSKIGIQPYTEEENEILNILYQELKPNVIFDESFTNKMLQDNLSKISYTKGLVSEKERIIFKGDIVEGEKLAILNSIKSEFESQVWSKSNYNWIVFGYTILVALAFLMLLLFLKKYRVEIFDNNNKVTFIFFNIILIVLLITLIVKYDAKYIYVAPIVILPLVLKAFFDARLGLFSHVLTVLLLGFIVPNSFEFIFLQIIAGIVTILTISELHKRANLFISVLQITFVYFVAYFAFSIIQEGNAQNLNWEKFIYFALNGGATLFVLPLIYIFEKMFGLVSDESLKELSDTNSKLLRQLAEKAPGTFQHSLQVANLAEASANEINANSVLVRTGALYHDIGKMDNPMYFTENQSTNVNPHNELTPKDSAHIIINHVIKGVELAKKNHIPDRIIDFIRTHHGTSLVYYFYKKEEELNGGEVDSTYFQYPGPIPFSKETAILMMCDAVEAASRSLKEPTAQMLDNLVEKIVSKQLEDGQFMNADITFKELQTIKKVLKKKLKNIYHLRIDYPE; this comes from the coding sequence GTGAAAAAAATTATAAATAAATTATTAGTAAATCATTCGTTAATATATAAGCTATTCTTATACATAGTTACCGTAGTTTTGGTTGTGTATTTATTTCCAAAAGGTGGCCAATTTAAATATGAATTCCAAAAAGGAAAACCTTGGCAGTACGAAAATTATTATGCACCATTTGATTTTGCAATAAAAAAATCTAAAGAAGAAATTGATAAAGAAAAAGCACAAATAAAGAAAACTTCTAAACAATTTTACGCATATAATGAAGAAATTGTTTCAAATGTAAAAAAAACTATTTTTACCAGTGTTAATAGTGTTTTGGCTAATTCAAAATTATCAGAAGTAGATAAAAACAATCTTATTCAAAAGGTGCAATCAATTGTAAATAAAATTTATGAATATGGTTATTTAGAAGATACAAATAATATAATTGATGAAAATTTAGATATTGCCTTAAGAAAAGGTAATACAATACAGAATATCAAATTTAATAAACTTTTTAAATCATCTCAAATTTCAGGGTTTTTAAACTCTAAAATTGGAATTCAGCCATACACAGAGGAAGAAAATGAAATTTTAAATATTCTTTATCAAGAGTTAAAACCAAATGTAATTTTTGATGAAAGTTTTACGAATAAAATGCTTCAAGATAATTTAAGTAAAATTTCATATACAAAAGGATTAGTTTCAGAGAAAGAACGAATTATTTTTAAAGGCGATATTGTTGAAGGTGAAAAATTAGCCATATTAAATTCAATTAAAAGTGAGTTTGAATCGCAAGTTTGGAGCAAATCAAATTACAATTGGATTGTTTTTGGATACACCATATTGGTTGCTCTGGCATTTTTAATGCTACTACTTTTCTTAAAAAAATATAGAGTTGAAATTTTTGATAATAACAATAAAGTAACATTTATATTTTTTAATATTATTTTAATTGTGTTGCTTATAACACTTATTGTAAAGTACGATGCTAAATATATTTATGTAGCACCAATTGTAATATTACCCTTGGTTTTAAAAGCCTTTTTTGATGCGAGATTAGGCTTGTTTTCTCATGTGCTAACAGTATTGCTTTTAGGTTTTATTGTGCCCAATAGTTTTGAATTTATTTTTCTCCAAATAATTGCCGGAATTGTTACCATTTTAACTATTTCTGAGCTTCATAAAAGAGCAAATCTATTTATCTCAGTGCTACAAATTACGTTTGTATATTTTGTTGCCTATTTTGCATTTTCTATTATCCAAGAGGGAAATGCACAAAATTTAAATTGGGAAAAATTCATATATTTTGCTTTAAATGGAGGAGCAACATTATTTGTATTACCACTAATATATATATTTGAAAAAATGTTTGGCTTGGTTTCAGATGAGTCTTTGAAAGAATTATCTGACACCAATTCAAAGTTATTGAGGCAATTGGCTGAAAAAGCTCCAGGAACTTTTCAACATTCTTTGCAAGTGGCTAATTTAGCAGAAGCTTCGGCAAATGAAATTAATGCAAATTCGGTACTAGTTCGAACAGGAGCTTTGTATCATGATATAGGAAAAATGGATAATCCAATGTATTTTACTGAAAATCAATCAACGAATGTAAATCCGCATAATGAACTTACCCCAAAAGATAGTGCGCATATTATAATTAACCATGTAATTAAAGGGGTAGAATTAGCAAAAAAGAATCATATACCAGATAGAATTATAGATTTTATTAGAACACACCACGGAACTTCACTAGTCTATTATTTTTACAAAAAAGAAGAAGAACTAAATGGAGGAGAAGTAGATAGTACTTATTTTCAATATCCAGGTCCAATACCTTTTTCTAAAGAAACTGCCATATTAATGATGTGTGATGCTGTAGAAGCGGCTTCACGAAGTTTAAAAGAGCCTACGGCTCAAATGTTAGATAATTTAGTTGAAAAAATAGTTAGCAAGCAGTTAGAAGATGGGCAATTTATGAATGCAGATATTACTTTTAAAGAATTGCAGACTATTAAGAAGGTTTTAAAAAAGAAGTTGAAAAATATATACCATTTAAGAATTGACTATCCAGAATAA
- a CDS encoding acetyl-CoA C-acyltransferase, with protein sequence MKEVVIVSVARTPIGSFLGSLSTISATKLGAIAIKGALNKINLNPELIDEVFMGNVVSAGLGQAPARQAAIFAGIPNTVPCTTVNKVCASGMKAIMFAAQAIKSGDAEIIVAGGMESMSNIPHYIAGRKATKLGNITATDGLLVDGLTNVYDQKHMGTCGDLCANEYNFTREDQDNFAIESYNRSAKAWENDNFSNEIVPVEIPQRRGEPIIFSEDEEYKNVKMDKIPTLRPVFSKEGTVTAANASTLNDGAAALVIMSADKAKELKLKPIAKILGYADAAHEPEWFTTAPAKALPKALNKAGISQSDVDYFEFNEAFSVVGLANMKILGLDSNKVNVNGGAVSLGHPLGMSGARIVIALTSILAQNNAKIGAAAICNGGGGASALIIERL encoded by the coding sequence ATGAAAGAAGTTGTAATTGTATCTGTTGCAAGAACTCCAATTGGAAGTTTTTTAGGTAGCTTGTCTACTATTTCTGCTACAAAACTTGGAGCCATTGCTATAAAAGGAGCTTTAAATAAAATAAATTTAAATCCTGAATTAATTGATGAAGTTTTTATGGGAAATGTTGTTTCTGCAGGTTTAGGGCAGGCGCCGGCTAGGCAAGCAGCAATTTTTGCAGGAATACCAAATACTGTTCCTTGTACAACTGTTAACAAAGTTTGTGCTTCTGGAATGAAAGCTATTATGTTTGCTGCTCAAGCTATAAAATCTGGTGATGCTGAAATAATTGTTGCAGGAGGAATGGAAAGTATGAGTAATATACCTCATTATATTGCTGGAAGAAAAGCTACTAAACTTGGAAACATAACGGCTACAGATGGCTTGCTTGTTGATGGCTTAACAAATGTTTACGATCAAAAACATATGGGAACCTGCGGTGATTTATGTGCAAATGAATATAACTTTACAAGAGAAGATCAAGATAATTTTGCTATTGAATCATATAACAGATCTGCCAAAGCGTGGGAAAATGATAATTTTTCTAATGAAATTGTGCCAGTAGAAATTCCGCAAAGAAGAGGCGAACCAATTATTTTTTCTGAAGATGAAGAATACAAAAACGTAAAAATGGATAAAATTCCAACATTGCGACCTGTTTTCAGTAAAGAAGGTACCGTAACTGCAGCCAACGCTTCAACACTTAATGACGGAGCTGCGGCATTGGTTATTATGAGTGCTGATAAAGCCAAAGAGTTAAAATTAAAACCTATTGCCAAAATTTTAGGCTATGCCGATGCAGCTCATGAACCAGAGTGGTTTACAACAGCTCCAGCTAAGGCATTACCAAAAGCCCTGAACAAAGCAGGTATTTCCCAAAGTGATGTTGATTATTTTGAGTTTAATGAAGCTTTTTCTGTTGTTGGTTTGGCAAATATGAAAATTTTAGGATTAGACTCCAATAAAGTAAACGTAAATGGTGGTGCTGTTTCATTAGGTCATCCTCTCGGCATGTCTGGAGCAAGAATTGTAATTGCATTAACTTCCATATTAGCACAAAATAATGCAAAAATAGGTGCTGCAGCAATTTGTAATGGAGGTGGCGGCGCAAGTGCATTAATTATTGAAAGATTATAA